The following DNA comes from Peribacillus sp. FSL E2-0218.
CGACATTTTTAATGAGTTTTCAGGAACACCAGATTTCAATACTGCCCGGTTTACAGGTACCATCGTACCGCAATATACCGAGGACTATACCTTCTCTATGGAAGGTGATGATGGTTTCAGGCTGTGGGTCAACGGAAAATTGATTATCGACTTTTGGAAGCAGGAATGGGATAAAGAACAAGTCAGTACGCCAATATCCTTGGAAGCAGGGAAACATTATGATATCAAGGTGGAGTATTTACAAGGCTGGGGCGGTTCCTGGCTTCGTATGAAGTGGGAAAGTGCAAGTCAGGTGAAGGAAGTCATTCCAGAATCTGCACTGTTCATGCCAATAGGGAAAGTCATTGCAACGAAAAAAGGTGAGCTGACTGCAGAAATTCAAAAGGTGGATTACTTGTTGGGTAATTTTTCCGACGAAGTGAACGAAAGCAGGTTAACCAGTCTGCTGGACACTAAAAAAAAGGCAAAGGAGCTGCTTGACACCATAGATGATCAAGGGGTCAGCGATCGGGATAAGGCAGGATTACTGATGGAGGAAACCAAGGCCGTATCGGTTGCCCGTTCTGATTTCATGAAAGATATGGGCGTCACAAGCTCTTCCGTTTCAGACAAATTCAACAACCCATTATATCAAGGACAGGACCCGTTCGTAACGTATAAGGATGGATTTTATTACTTTGTATCATCGAGTAACTTGGACTCTAACAATAAAGTGTATGTATCGAAATCACGTACCCTGACTGATCAAGGGGAAAAGGTGATGGTCTTCGATTCCCAGGGAACACAAACACGCATTTTTGCCCCTGAAATCTTCTTTTTTGATGGCAAATGGTATATATATTATTGTGCCGACCTGAAAGAATATGATTACCAGCATATGGGGACGGTTTTGGAATCGGTCACGGATGATCCACAAGGAGAGTATGTCGATAAGGGTGCTTTATATCTAGGTGAGAATGGAAAGTATAAACAAGCAAATGACTTAACGGTGTTCGACTATAATGGCCAGCTATATGCCGTATGGGGCACCTTGGGTTCCGGTGAACCAATCGGGCCGGCCATCGTGCCAATGGATAATCCGTATACGATTACGGCAGATCGCTCCTTTTTACCGGGTGGCGGCGGCGAAGGTCCTCGTGTATTGCAAAAGGATGGAAAAGTATTTATTACCATGTCGGAAGGCAACTTTGCCGGAAATGATTATCGTTTATCTTATTTCAAGAATACAGATGGGGATATCTTAAACCCGGATTCCTGGACACGGACGAATGATGTTTTCGTATCCACCAGTGATGTATCGGGTCCTGCCCGGGCAGCCTTCGTGAAGTCCGCAGATGGTTTGGAAGATTGGATGATCTATCATTCACGCGTATATAAAGATACTGGAGTTAACGGATGGCGCCAAGTGAATATTAAGAAATTCAATTGGAATGAAGATGGAACACCGAATTTTGGCCAACCTGTTTCGCCATTCGAGTGGCAAAAGCTTCCCTCCGGTGATTTAGGGCAAGGAGCTATGTATCAAGCGGAGGATGGGATTCACTATGGTGATATTAAAAAAGAAAATAGCCAGGCTAATTATCAAGGAACAGGTTATATCAACTTGCCGAAAAAAGCGGGTGCTGAAGCAAGCTTTGTTGTAAACGCAGAAGAAGCCGGTGATTATATCGTTGGCGTGAGATATGCCTATGGCATACAGGTGGATGGGGAATCGACAGATAGACCGAGGACGCAATTGCCTGCAAGAGCAAAAGTCAACGTATATGTAAATGGTATCCAAGTAAAAACCATTACACCAGATAAAACGGCAATCAGCTGGGAGGAATGGTTTACAGGTTCGGAACGTCTAAGTTTAAAGGCGGGTAAAAACGTAATCAGTTACCGGATCGATAATGGCAGCATCGGCAATGTGAATATGGATAATTTATCGATGTATAAGGCGGATGTGCCAAATCCGGTCGTCCCGACGGTGCCTGTGACAAGTGTGACTGTGGAACCGGAGAAAACCGTGAATGTAGGAGAAACCTATCAATTCCATGCTGCGGTAAAGCCAGCGAATCATACAAGTACAATCAAATGGAACTCCAGTGATACAGATGTTGCAGTGGTGAATTCGATAGGGATGGTAACTGGGAAAGCAGTAGGGAAAGCTACCATTAAAGCAATCATTGATGATCAGGAAGTTTCGAGCGTCGTAACTGTACAAAAACCTTCGGCTGCAACTTCATTGGAAATCATCGGGAAGGACGGAGCAAAAAAAATAGCCGTAAAAGGAGGAACACTTCAATTATCAGCAAAAATTCTGCCGGATAATGCGACGGATAAGTCAGTAACATGGTCGGTCGAAAAAGGGAAAGAAGTCGCTAGTGTATCCAAAACAGGGCTTATAACGGCCAAGGAAAAGGGGACTGTGGTCGTAAAAGCCACATTGGCGGGTAACCCACAAATAACGGATACGTATAAGGTGAAGGTTGTCGGGTTAGACTCAATCACCCTGGAGGCAAATAAGGGAAAACTGTACCGGGACAAGATGGCAGACTTAAAGATCAGCGGGAGATATAGCGATGGGAAAGCGGCTGATTTGAGCGAAGCCACTATCAAGTACGTGAGCAGCAACAAGAAAATCATATCGATAAGGAAGGGAGTCATCACTGCCCATGATCCCGGAAAGGCGATCCTCTATGTCAAGGTTAGCTTGAATGGGTATACCGTTAACTCGAACGCTTTGAAGATAGTGGTGAAAACGAGCATCGAATCCATTGAAAAACTTGTTGATGGGTATGCAGATGATGGTTCAATCGATAATCGATTGGCAGGCCAATTAAGCAAGCATCTAGATCAAGCCAAAAAAGAACACGATAGGGGACATGACGAGCAAGCAGTCAAGAATATGAAAAATTTCCTGAAGCAACTGAACAAAAAGGAAAATGATAAGCATATTGATGATGATGTGAAGGAGAACCTGAATGCAGATGCCAATGCACTGCTGGAATCGTGGATAAACGAGAAATAGGCCGGGCCGGCTGAGGGTGCTCCCAATGCAAATTGGGAACACCCTCTTCCTGATTAAAGGGATAAAAAACAGCCCAGGCAAAAACCTTGAAAGGACGGGGAAAATGGCAGCACTTCAAATAATGCCCGCAATCTAGTATAGTTAGAAGGAAAAGGGGTGAAGGCATGTACTTGACAGTAAAAGAGACTGCGGAATATTTATCGATGCCGGAATCTTATATCGAAAGCTTGGTCGCTCAAAACAAAATTCGCACCGTTCATGACGGTGAACAGCATTTGATTTTCAAAGAGCAATTCAATACACATCTTGAACAAATGGAGAAATATAAGAAGCAATTGGCTGACTATTATAATGAACCAATTCCAGAAGATATTGATGTGAAGGATGAAGATTAGCACTTGCCGAAACGGCAGGTGTTTTTTTAGTTCATCCATGTAGCTGGCATAGGAC
Coding sequences within:
- a CDS encoding family 43 glycosylhydrolase; its protein translation is MKRVLGILLAVILFAGTNNIAMDVRAADPTIDGHGLLGEFFKVEKNPDDRNDISVFKFDDKRGERPVANLNGDSFIDIFNEFSGTPDFNTARFTGTIVPQYTEDYTFSMEGDDGFRLWVNGKLIIDFWKQEWDKEQVSTPISLEAGKHYDIKVEYLQGWGGSWLRMKWESASQVKEVIPESALFMPIGKVIATKKGELTAEIQKVDYLLGNFSDEVNESRLTSLLDTKKKAKELLDTIDDQGVSDRDKAGLLMEETKAVSVARSDFMKDMGVTSSSVSDKFNNPLYQGQDPFVTYKDGFYYFVSSSNLDSNNKVYVSKSRTLTDQGEKVMVFDSQGTQTRIFAPEIFFFDGKWYIYYCADLKEYDYQHMGTVLESVTDDPQGEYVDKGALYLGENGKYKQANDLTVFDYNGQLYAVWGTLGSGEPIGPAIVPMDNPYTITADRSFLPGGGGEGPRVLQKDGKVFITMSEGNFAGNDYRLSYFKNTDGDILNPDSWTRTNDVFVSTSDVSGPARAAFVKSADGLEDWMIYHSRVYKDTGVNGWRQVNIKKFNWNEDGTPNFGQPVSPFEWQKLPSGDLGQGAMYQAEDGIHYGDIKKENSQANYQGTGYINLPKKAGAEASFVVNAEEAGDYIVGVRYAYGIQVDGESTDRPRTQLPARAKVNVYVNGIQVKTITPDKTAISWEEWFTGSERLSLKAGKNVISYRIDNGSIGNVNMDNLSMYKADVPNPVVPTVPVTSVTVEPEKTVNVGETYQFHAAVKPANHTSTIKWNSSDTDVAVVNSIGMVTGKAVGKATIKAIIDDQEVSSVVTVQKPSAATSLEIIGKDGAKKIAVKGGTLQLSAKILPDNATDKSVTWSVEKGKEVASVSKTGLITAKEKGTVVVKATLAGNPQITDTYKVKVVGLDSITLEANKGKLYRDKMADLKISGRYSDGKAADLSEATIKYVSSNKKIISIRKGVITAHDPGKAILYVKVSLNGYTVNSNALKIVVKTSIESIEKLVDGYADDGSIDNRLAGQLSKHLDQAKKEHDRGHDEQAVKNMKNFLKQLNKKENDKHIDDDVKENLNADANALLESWINEK
- a CDS encoding excisionase family DNA-binding protein, coding for MYLTVKETAEYLSMPESYIESLVAQNKIRTVHDGEQHLIFKEQFNTHLEQMEKYKKQLADYYNEPIPEDIDVKDED